The Plasmodium malariae genome assembly, chromosome: 3 genome window below encodes:
- the PmUG01_03013200 gene encoding conserved Plasmodium protein, unknown function, with protein MELKLIKLLFCISFVYNIKAYVLKNHFMFLSRAKWAHNKKGIKLNLKINDVINFKNNKELKQEIIKHSKRLSLDLNDEQIKNIGNNLYEFFSYLKLRDIKIGLRRRRSKRNAKPLPLRETDKTYEEFNTRNVRKDGDYFVVDSNSFFQ; from the exons ATGGAATTAAAACTTATTAAACTTTTGTTTTGTATATCatttgtttataatataaaggCTTATGTTTTAAAGAACCATTTCATGTTTTTATCAAGAGCTAAATGGGCACATAACAAAAAGGGGATTAAGTTAAACCTTAAAATTAACGATgtcattaattttaaaa ATAATAAGGAGCTAAAACAGGAAATAATTAAGCATTCGAAGCGTTTGTCTTTAGATTTAAATGATGAACaa ataaaaaacataggaaacaatttatatgagtttttttcttatttgaaGTTAAGAGacataaaaatt GGTTTACGAAGGAGAAGAAGTAAAAGAAATGCAAAACCTTTACCATTACGTGAAACGGACAAAACATATGAAGAA tTTAACACGAGAAATGTAAGAAAGGACGGCGATTATTTTGTTGTTGATTCCAACAGTTTTTTTCAAtga
- the PmUG01_03013000 gene encoding regulator of chromosome condensation, putative — MIPRFSRFLAVVLNSYYVIKRKDNIFFCDNNHIEEKVFLFGDRRSLFKDIKQNGEATFFEKNKIKVKKITFGNCIGGCITENDDIYIWGSYEDEEKGDVIYINPIKININEEIRDIQFSYSDIYLLNKKGELKIIRDYRECLRRKEFIFEDFYKCKNSIFFKNEKIIKLSVNKFHLAFVTNKGNVYCSGNNFYGQCAMEPSFKNNFNLNYNFDFANNLNSSIRMMDSSVIQGLNQNGEATADYVESSYSPNGYSVKVRDESISISPHYVNSYNKMHFNKKMDEKNKRMNISPFSSRSMKLTNKNDQNENEHVPAVADNRNEIRIYDEGDHLNHLILKDTFYIFNKNNYVHINKVPFEERTKIVDVSCGLNHTLCLDDKNNVYSFGDDSKIQLGLGESRTNKNSLSGTRWKDQLKLGYSTITKNLANYSFYDRHIQSSPQKILKKMNDHEMVNEIYKINAGSNFSMVHSNDHFGKQLFCFGDNMYFQCGRHIGKHQQTLSTVKLPNNKIKDFSCGDKHCLLNLNDKLYGWGYNNKYQISPFKNKGIVNYPAHIFSEKYYYPNNFHIKYMNARYNNSAIIITHNKAS; from the coding sequence ATGATTCCCCGATTTTCTAGATTTCTTGCGGTTGTGTTAAATAGCtattatgtaattaaaaggaaagataatatatttttttgtgataATAATCATATAGAGGAAAAAGTCTTTTTATTTGGAGATAGACGTTCTTTATTTAAAgacataaaacaaaatggaGAGGCaactttttttgaaaaaaataaaataaaagtaaaaaaaataacattcgGTAATTGTATAGGTGGTTGTATAACTGAGAATGACGACATTTACATATGGGGATCGTACGAAGACGAAGAAAAGGGTgatgtaatttatataaatcctataaaaataaatattaatgaagaaATTAGAGATATACAGTTTTCATACAGtgatatatatcttttaaataaaaagggagaactaaaaattataagagaTTATAGAGAATGTTTAAGGAGGAAAGAGTTTATATTTGaagatttttataaatgtaaaaatagtattttttttaaaaacgaaaaaataataaagttaaGTGTTAATAAGTTTCATCTAGCATTTGTTACAAATAAGGGAAATGTTTATTGTTCaggaaataatttttatgggCAATGTGCTATGGAAccatcttttaaaaataattttaatttaaattataacttTGATTTTGCAAACAATTTGAATAGTTCAATAAGAATGATGGATAGTTCAGTTATACAGGGGTTAAACCAAAACGGGGAAGCTACAGCTGATTATGTGGAAAGTTCCTATTCTCCAAATGGGTACTCTGTGAAAGTTAGAGATGAATCAATTTCCATTTCCCCACATTATGTTAATTcgtataataaaatgcattttaacaaaaaaatggacgagaaaaataaaagaatgaaCATTTCTCCGTTTAGTAGTAGAAGTATGAAATTAACTAACAAAAATGATCAGAACGAGAATGAACATGTTCCCGCTGTGGCTGATAACCGAAATGAGATAAGGATATATGATGAAGGAGACCATCTTAACCATTTGATTTTGAAggatacattttatatattcaataagaataattatgTTCACATAAATAAAGTACCGTTTGaagaaagaacaaaaattGTGGATGTGTCGTGCGGGTTAAATCATACGTTATGTTTAGATGATAAAAACAACGTTTACAGTTTTGGAGATGATAGCAAAATTCAGTTAGGATTAGGAGAAAgtagaacaaataaaaactCATTATCAGGAACAAGATGGAAAGATCAATTAAAGCTTGGTTATTCTactataacaaaaaatttagctaattattctttttatgatAGACATATACAAAGCAGtccacaaaaaatattaaaaaagatgaatGACCATGAAATggttaatgaaatatataagattAATGCTGGATCAAATTTCTCCATGGTACATTCGAATGATCATTTTGGTAAGCAACTATTTTGTTTCGGCgataatatgtattttcaATGTGGTAGGCATATAGGGAAACATCAGCAGACATTATCTACTGTGAAATTGcctaataacaaaataaaagactTTTCTTGTGGTGATAAACAttgtttattaaatttaaatgataaactTTATGGTTGGGGATACAATAACAAGTATCAAATATCcccatttaaaaataaaggcaTAGTTAATTACCCAGCACATATATTCTCTGAAAAGTATTATTATcctaataattttcatataaaatatatgaatgcTAGGTATAACAATTCAGCTATCATTATTACTCATAATAAAGCGAGTTAG
- the PmUG01_03013100 gene encoding conserved Plasmodium protein, unknown function, with protein MEGLYNDMEEYGKICQLYEEKKQKKEKKVAKNDDILDEDILWMYETKEEKDVKEQEEFLLGKKINMQKLIEEEEQVKKESINNKNNIDHLNKLREDPLTIIKRIEIQKKKMIDDQKRLLEMQRSKGIREINNINKQRETLSSPSTDEQDALRRKRDKRRKEKHKEEKKRRKKREQERERRREREKEGRREREKERRRDREKERRREREKDRKNADKEKKQKRKEKRRHEKRKGETYIESDTDSHTEEREDIKRVKKKKLEKEDEKGRKKGITERIDKERDRNRDKERDQKRYKEGKSDILKGKKKGKGNKHERKICSDSNTREKRKSEKKINSYGESDRDEKRERSVEIDRERKRRRKER; from the coding sequence ATGGAGGGTCTTTACAATGACATGGAGGAGTATGGAAAAATTTGTCAGTTAtacgaagaaaaaaaacagaaaaaagaaaaaaaagtagctAAAAATGATGATATACTTGATGAAGATATACTATGGATGTATGAaacaaaagaagaaaaagatgtAAAAGAACAAGAAGAATTCTTactaggaaaaaaaattaatatgcaAAAGCTAATTGAAGAAGAGGaacaagtaaaaaaagagtctattaacaacaaaaataatatagacCATTTAAACAAACTAAGAGAAGACCCATTAactattattaaaagaattgaaattcaaaaaaagaaaatgatagATGATCAAAAGAGACTATTAGAAATGCAAAGGTCCAAGGGTATTCGTGaaattaacaatataaataaacaaagagAAACATTAAGCAGTCCATCGACAGATGAACAGGATGCGTTGAGAAGAAAAAGAGATAAAAGAAGGAAAGAAAAGCATAAGgaggagaaaaaaaggagaaagaaAAGGGAAcaagaaagagaaagaagAAGAGAACGAGAAAAAGAAGGAAGAAGAGAacgagaaaaagaaagaagaagagatcgagaaaaagaaagaagaagaGAACGAGAAAAAGATAGGAAAAACGcagataaggaaaaaaagcaaaagaggaaagaaaaaagaagacacGAAAAACGTAAAGGGGAAACGTATATAGAGTCAGATACAGACTCTCACACGGAAGAGAGGGAAGATataaaaagagtaaaaaaaaaaaaacttgaaAAAGAAGACGAGAAAGGCCGGAAAAAAGGCATAACTGAGAGAATAGATAAGGAAAGGGATCGAAATAGAGATAAGGAAAGAGAtcaaaaaagatataaagaAGGGAAGAGTGATATACTCAAgggtaaaaaaaagggaaaaggaaataaacACGAGCGCAAAATATGTAGTGATAGTAATacaagagaaaaaagaaaaagcgagaaaaaaattaacagttATGGTGAAAGTGATAGAgatgaaaaaagagaaagaagtGTGGAAATAGATAGGGAAAGAAAAAGACGAAGAAAGGAAAGATGA
- the PmUG01_03012800 gene encoding lysophospholipase, putative — MKFFTYVQIWIFIYYIRSSTSPKSLGKKPNLGCSLNLRTIRLLLLEDEVKDEDPLSADLKEGEPNAQTNETLQNEYLQNEHLQNETVQSETLENGGLGYSGLQYNGLENSGLQYNGLENSGLQYNGLENSGLQYNGLENSGLQYSGLENSGLQYNGLENSGLQYNGLENSGLQYNGLENSGFQYNGLENSGLQYNGLENNGLGYSGLEYSGLENENNPQEHETQPSKFKNKMGGVFVFKKIPLMIEENLFKCFASIYDYIDKDENSLQRKFKALFMMSTFLLITPIFLISLIGAFLIIGQDTYYYCGTALCYVISITIALFIILKNLKYRAIKAGHANPSFKDYFSSF; from the exons atgaaattttttacatatgttCAAATTTGGATATTCATTTACTATATTAGAagt aGTACCTCTCCCAAATCATTGGGAAAAAAACCTAACCTAGGTTGTTCTTTAAATTTAAGAACTATTCGATTATTGTTATTAGAAGATGAAGTGAAAGATGAAGACCCATTAAGTGCAGATTTAAAAGAAGGTGAACCAAATGCTCAAACCAATGAAACATTACAAAATGAATACTTACAAAATGAACATTTACAAAATGAAACTGTGCAAAGTGAAACATTAGAAAATGGTGGATTAGGATATAGTGGATTACAGTACAATGGGTTAGAAAATAGTGGATTACAGTACAATGGGTTAGAAAATAGTGGATTACAATACAATGGGTTAGAAAATAGTGGATTACAGTACAATGGGTTAGAAAATAGTGGATTACAGTACAGTGGGTTAGAAAATAGTGGATTACAGTACAATGGATTAGAAAATAGTGGATTACAGTACAATGGATTAGAAAATAGTGGATTACAGTACAATGGATTAGAAAATAGTGGATTTCAGTACAATGGATTAGAAAATAGTGGATTACAGTACAATGGGTTAGAAAATAATGGATTAGGATATAGTGGATTAGAATATAGTGGATTAGAGAACGAAAACAACCCACAAGAACACGAAACACAACCAAgcaaatttaaaaacaaaatgggTGGAGTATTtgtattcaaaaaaattccCTTAATGATTgaagaaaatttattcaaGTGTTTTGCTTCcatatatgattatatagATAAGGATGAAAACAGTCTTCAAAGAAAGTTTAAGGCCTTGTTTATGATGAGTACATTTTTGTTGATAAcaccaatttttttaatttcattaatcGGAGCTTTTTTGATCATAGGACAagatacatattattattgtggCACTGCATTATGTTATGTTATATCCATTACTATagcattatttattattttgaaaaatttaaaatatagagCTATTAAAGCAGGTCACGCGAATCCTAGTTTTAAAGATTacttttcttcattttga